Proteins from one Ipomoea triloba cultivar NCNSP0323 chromosome 1, ASM357664v1 genomic window:
- the LOC116010234 gene encoding zonadhesin-like has protein sequence MPRHTRGEDVDGSYAHAYSSTSLEQPLSPKNNQTTLEQRLNDFIQEAREENTRLKETITKEMLGEIQELRHETLSPLHTVESALAKIMEMIQSQGETDVNAVTLRSRRALPNVVPPPPQSIPTEEPRLDNEETSIPTEEPRLDNEETTNSTEEPRLDNEETTNSTQAPRLDNEETTNSTQAERALEEELRKEEIQPQPSWKGKEVMQEPPLVPKAKLPFPQRFRTDIDNAKYDKFLQMLRQLHVDMPFIDALGEMPRYSKFLKDLLSNKKRLAETATVVLGEELDFVILDMDPDVEISLILGRPFLATARALIDVGEGKLVIRVGDESASFDEQRKNYQLLLQQIFQKDKKNN, from the exons ATGCCGcgtcacacgcgtggtgaggacGTGGACGGATCATATGCACATGCCTATTCTTCTACTTCCTTAGAGCAACCTCTTTCACCTAAAAACAACCAAACCACCCTCGAACAACGTTTAAATGATTTCATCCAAGAAGCAAGGGAGGAGAATACCAGACTTAAAGAGACCATTACTAAAGAGATGCTcggagaaattcaagaactacGCCACGAGACACTTTCACCGCTCCACACAGTTGAGAGCGCACTCGCAAAAATTATGGAAATGATCCAATCCCAGGGTGAAACAGATGTAAATGCCGTAACGTTGAGAAGCAGAAGAGCACTTCCAAACGTTGTTCCACCTCCACCGCAGTCCATTCCAACAGAAGAGCCAAGACTGGACAATGAGGAGACCTCCATTCCAACAGAAGAGCCAAGACTGGACAATGAGGAGACCACCAATTCAACAGAAGAGCCAAGACTGGACAATGAGGAGACCACCAATTCAACGCAAGCGCCAAGACTGGACAATGAGGAGACCACCAATTCAACGCAAGCCGAACGAGCTCTTGAAGAAGAACTCAGGAAGGAAGAAATACAACCACAACCTTCttggaaaggaaaagaagtCATGCAAGAACCACCGCTTGTGCCAAAAGCAAAACTTCCGTTCCCTCAGAGATTCCGCACAGATATCGACAACGCCAAATACGACAAATTCCTACAAATGCTACGCCAATTACATGTTGATATGCCATTCATCGATGCACTAGGAGAAATGCCGAGGTATTccaaattccttaaagatcttcTATCTAATAAAAAGAGATTAGCTGAAACTGCTACTGTTGTGCTGGGAGAGgaat tGGACTTTGTAATCTTAGATATGGACCCAGATGTGGAGATTTCTCTCATCTTGGGCAGACCTTTCTTGGCGACTGCTAGAGCTTTAATAGATGTGGGAGAAGGCAAACTCGTTATCCGTGTAGGAGACGAGTCTGCTAGCTTCGAC GAACAGAGAAAGAATTACCAGTTGTTGTTGCAACAGATCTttcagaaagacaaaaagaacaactga